One window from the genome of Rufibacter tibetensis encodes:
- a CDS encoding DUF2059 domain-containing protein — protein sequence MKKIFSLWVFLLVVSAGSAMAQTQSSHYKAAETLLLTMGSPKTIDDNLQQMLTMQMEQVPAMKAAEVEVRSFFSKYMNWDAVKGDLIKLYMDEFTEKELKELNAFYLTPVGKKMAQKQSVITMKSAQIGQAKVEPHMMELQQAIQNKMQGDN from the coding sequence ATGAAAAAGATATTCTCTCTTTGGGTGTTTCTGCTGGTGGTTTCAGCAGGCAGTGCCATGGCACAAACTCAGAGCAGCCATTACAAAGCCGCCGAAACTCTGCTCTTAACCATGGGCAGCCCCAAAACCATTGACGACAACCTTCAACAGATGCTGACCATGCAAATGGAACAGGTTCCGGCCATGAAAGCGGCCGAGGTGGAAGTGCGGTCCTTCTTTTCCAAGTACATGAACTGGGATGCCGTGAAAGGCGACCTTATCAAATTATACATGGATGAATTCACTGAGAAAGAACTGAAAGAACTGAATGCATTTTACCTTACCCCAGTGGGCAAGAAAATGGCCCAGAAACAGTCTGTCATCACTATGAAAAGTGCACAGATTGGCCAGGCCAAAGTAGAGCCGCACATGATGGAACTGCAGCAAGCCATTCAGAATAAAATGCAAGGCGATAATTAA
- a CDS encoding SDR family NAD(P)-dependent oxidoreductase codes for MEKKRRNSLLLAGAGLSALVALRAFTKRKREFSFTDRTVLITGGSRGLGLVLARMFAEQGAKIAICSRTQHQLDTAREELQAGGATVLAFNCDVTDRAQVRAMISEIKEKLGPIEVLINNAGIIAAGPLEEMRVEDFRAAMDIHYFASLYTMLEVIPEMKARGEGRIVNIASVGGKVSVPHLVPYSGSKFALVGMSEGFRSELLKDGIYVTTINPGLMRTGSARNAFVKGQNQKEYTAFALMDANPMISLAANVAAQKIMDACRYGKAEATLGLNAKFISTLHGLFPGTTADLMGYVNMFLPGPGGIGSKAVRGYESETELTQSVLNAPNQKAAQENNEM; via the coding sequence ATGGAAAAGAAAAGAAGAAACTCCCTCTTGCTGGCTGGGGCTGGTTTAAGTGCATTAGTGGCCTTACGGGCCTTCACCAAACGAAAACGTGAGTTCTCCTTCACAGACCGTACGGTCCTGATTACGGGAGGAAGCCGGGGGCTGGGTTTAGTGTTAGCCAGGATGTTTGCCGAGCAAGGAGCAAAGATAGCGATCTGTTCCCGCACTCAGCACCAGCTAGATACCGCCCGCGAAGAACTGCAGGCCGGTGGGGCTACGGTTTTGGCTTTCAACTGTGACGTGACTGACCGGGCGCAGGTAAGAGCCATGATCTCAGAGATTAAGGAAAAGCTGGGACCAATAGAAGTACTCATCAACAATGCGGGCATTATTGCCGCCGGGCCTTTAGAGGAAATGCGGGTAGAGGATTTTAGAGCCGCCATGGACATCCACTATTTCGCTTCGCTCTACACCATGCTGGAAGTGATCCCGGAAATGAAAGCCCGGGGCGAAGGACGTATTGTCAACATTGCCTCTGTTGGTGGAAAAGTGAGTGTACCGCATCTGGTGCCGTATAGTGGCAGCAAGTTTGCGTTGGTGGGCATGTCTGAAGGTTTCCGGTCTGAACTGCTGAAAGACGGAATTTATGTGACCACCATCAACCCGGGCCTTATGCGTACTGGCAGCGCCCGCAATGCCTTTGTGAAGGGGCAAAACCAGAAAGAATACACCGCCTTTGCCTTGATGGATGCCAATCCCATGATTTCGCTCGCGGCCAATGTTGCCGCCCAGAAAATTATGGACGCCTGCCGGTATGGGAAAGCAGAAGCGACATTGGGGCTGAACGCCAAGTTCATCAGTACCCTGCATGGGCTTTTCCCCGGCACCACTGCTGATCTGATGGGCTACGTGAACATGTTTTTGCCGGGCCCGGGCGGAATAGGATCAAAAGCCGTGCGTGGGTATGAAAGCGAGACAGAGCTTACACAATCGGTTTTGAATGCTCCTAATCAAAAAGCGGCTCAGGAGAACAATGAAATGTAA
- a CDS encoding glycoside hydrolase family 3 protein, translated as MFSTNRLKPSLFVCLLVVLLAGLTFSACKKKDPHADDTVVFKPQPISPEDTIKYPNALITALNRKNKWVDSVFRRMTPDERITQLMMIEVFSNQGAQHEEDVRLLIRRYKVGGLIFFQGGPIRQAKMTNRLQAASKIPLWIGMDAENGIGMRMDSAMQYPLPMLLGAINNDSLIYQMGVEMGHEFTRMGMHVNFAPVVDVNNNPKNPIISYRSFGENKDDVSSKSLAQMMGMQDNGIIAVAKHFPGHGDTEVDSHLDLPVIPYGRNRLDSLELHPFRHLIQSGVGGVMVGHIHLPKLDSTANLPATLSKPIVTGILKKEFRYAGLIFTDAMVMKGVTKYFAPGEAEVMALEAGNDVLERLVNVPKALAAIKAAIRQGRLSQKEIDRRCKKVLAAKYWLGLNKYKPIEIDSLYKDLHAPHAHVMLRNLAEGSLTLLQNKRKLIPLEEKKRRKVASLALGGNRSTFFQQKIKASLTTTDFFLPRKTNKKDLEKLRKELLKYDLLLISIYGPSIRPSNNLGFTPEERALVNELIRKKRCVVVLFDNAYTLNRFENIHEASALLVGYQQLPAVQAAAAKLLIGELTPQGKLPVTVNSHFKYGDGL; from the coding sequence ATGTTCTCAACCAATCGTCTAAAACCTTCCCTTTTTGTCTGTTTGCTAGTGGTGCTGTTGGCAGGCCTCACGTTTTCTGCGTGTAAAAAGAAAGATCCGCACGCAGATGACACAGTGGTCTTCAAACCGCAGCCTATCTCCCCGGAGGACACCATCAAATACCCTAATGCCCTGATCACCGCCCTTAACCGCAAAAACAAGTGGGTAGATTCAGTGTTCAGGCGCATGACACCAGATGAGCGCATCACGCAACTCATGATGATTGAGGTGTTCTCTAACCAAGGAGCCCAGCACGAGGAGGACGTACGGTTACTCATCAGGCGGTACAAAGTAGGTGGACTGATTTTCTTCCAGGGTGGGCCCATACGGCAGGCTAAAATGACAAACCGGTTACAGGCCGCCTCTAAGATTCCTCTCTGGATTGGCATGGACGCCGAGAATGGTATTGGCATGCGCATGGACAGCGCCATGCAATACCCATTGCCCATGTTGCTGGGCGCCATCAACAATGACAGTCTCATTTACCAGATGGGCGTAGAAATGGGGCATGAATTCACCCGCATGGGCATGCACGTAAATTTCGCCCCGGTGGTAGACGTGAACAACAACCCCAAGAACCCTATCATCAGTTACCGGTCTTTCGGGGAAAATAAAGACGATGTAAGCTCTAAAAGTCTGGCCCAGATGATGGGCATGCAGGACAACGGCATTATTGCCGTGGCCAAGCACTTTCCTGGTCATGGTGATACCGAAGTTGACTCTCACCTGGATCTGCCCGTAATTCCCTATGGCCGTAACCGGCTTGATTCTTTAGAACTGCACCCCTTTCGGCATCTTATTCAAAGCGGGGTGGGCGGTGTGATGGTGGGTCACATTCATTTACCTAAATTAGACTCTACCGCCAACTTACCAGCCACTCTGTCCAAACCCATTGTGACCGGCATTTTGAAAAAAGAATTCCGGTACGCGGGGCTTATCTTCACAGACGCTATGGTCATGAAAGGTGTGACCAAATACTTCGCTCCCGGCGAGGCCGAAGTCATGGCTTTAGAGGCCGGTAACGATGTGCTGGAGCGTTTAGTGAACGTACCCAAAGCATTGGCCGCTATCAAAGCCGCGATCAGGCAGGGCAGGCTTAGCCAGAAAGAGATAGACCGTCGGTGCAAAAAGGTGTTGGCCGCTAAATACTGGTTAGGCCTGAACAAGTACAAACCCATTGAAATAGACAGTCTGTACAAAGACCTGCATGCCCCGCACGCGCACGTAATGCTGCGCAATCTGGCCGAAGGCTCGCTTACCCTGCTCCAGAACAAACGGAAACTAATTCCGCTGGAAGAAAAGAAGCGCCGGAAAGTGGCAAGTCTGGCATTAGGCGGCAATAGAAGCACTTTTTTCCAACAGAAAATTAAGGCCTCTCTCACCACCACAGATTTCTTTTTGCCTCGCAAAACCAATAAAAAAGATCTAGAAAAACTCCGGAAGGAATTACTGAAGTATGACTTGCTGTTGATCAGTATCTATGGCCCCAGCATCAGGCCCAGCAATAACCTGGGTTTTACTCCCGAGGAAAGAGCATTGGTAAACGAACTCATCCGGAAGAAAAGATGCGTGGTGGTGTTGTTTGACAATGCTTATACCCTCAACCGGTTTGAAAACATTCACGAGGCCAGTGCACTGTTGGTGGGGTACCAGCAATTACCCGCGGTACAGGCCGCTGCCGCCAAATTGCTGATAGGCGAGTTGACACCTCAAGGCAAATTACCTGTTACCGTGAATTCCCATTTTAAGTACGGTGATGGGCTATAA
- a CDS encoding phosphatase PAP2 family protein, whose amino-acid sequence MRLFLLIVALLCLFRASVVADSFNSTPLQEPKDTTFTLYQPKPSWVKQHRRFLLKSSTALVVTGMFIHSYNRLDRHIQYLAQQSRTSASNNAAKVLDPMGTALPIQATFATMFTVGALAKRPKMKEAAIVGLGSFYLNALATDKLKKTFQRHRPSSTNDSHLFEGPNGDGQNTSFPSSHTSNAFAAATAIASVYQDNHWVPQAAYGLATLVGLSRINDNKHWASDVLAGAALGYLTGKATYWGYHRVKKAINKRSWVVSPAWHNGGAGLNASLRF is encoded by the coding sequence ATGCGCCTGTTCCTGCTCATAGTAGCGTTGCTTTGCCTTTTCAGAGCATCTGTAGTTGCCGACTCTTTTAACTCAACTCCTCTCCAAGAACCAAAAGACACTACCTTCACCCTCTATCAACCCAAACCCTCATGGGTGAAGCAGCACCGAAGATTCCTGCTTAAATCCTCCACTGCCCTGGTGGTGACGGGTATGTTTATCCATTCTTATAACCGTTTAGACAGGCACATTCAGTACCTGGCGCAGCAGAGCAGGACCTCGGCCTCTAACAATGCAGCCAAGGTGCTGGACCCCATGGGCACTGCCCTGCCCATACAAGCTACTTTTGCGACCATGTTCACAGTGGGTGCTTTGGCTAAACGCCCCAAAATGAAAGAGGCGGCCATTGTGGGGTTAGGTAGCTTTTACCTGAATGCCCTGGCCACTGACAAATTGAAGAAAACTTTTCAAAGGCATCGGCCTAGCAGCACAAATGACAGCCACTTGTTTGAAGGCCCAAATGGTGATGGCCAAAACACTTCCTTTCCCTCCTCGCATACCTCTAACGCCTTTGCCGCGGCTACCGCCATTGCCTCTGTGTACCAAGACAACCACTGGGTGCCTCAGGCGGCCTACGGCTTAGCCACGTTGGTGGGTTTGTCCCGCATCAATGACAACAAACACTGGGCTTCTGATGTCCTGGCTGGGGCTGCCCTGGGTTACCTTACCGGCAAAGCCACCTACTGGGGGTATCACAGGGTAAAGAAGGCCATCAATAAAAGAAGCTGGGTTGTCTCTCCGGCATGGCATAACGGCGGAGCTGGCTTGAATGCCTCCCTACGGTTTTGA
- a CDS encoding M28 family peptidase, whose protein sequence is MNRCSFLQGLLVASFSFCALSLSSCAQEVYQPNQVLKDVEILSADSMGGRLPNTPGHAKAQQYLLQRYQNIGLKPVGQQYQHTFTFTQRNTTTTQPGVNLVGMIEGKSDKVIVISAHYDHVGTRNGKVFNGADDDASGIGAILALATHFNKQKPQHTLIFAAFDAEEQGLAGSKAFVANLPIAKERILLNVNLDMVSISEKNELYASGTYHHPNLKPLLEQVKVAEGLNLKFGHDRPEQGHDDWTLQSDHGSFHQAKIPFIYFGVEDHPHYHKETDEFKNIHQSFYLKAVETILHATQVLDKQLPL, encoded by the coding sequence ATGAACCGTTGCTCTTTTCTTCAAGGCCTGTTAGTGGCCTCCTTTAGCTTTTGTGCCCTTAGCCTTAGCTCCTGCGCGCAGGAAGTTTACCAGCCCAACCAGGTTTTAAAAGATGTGGAGATACTTTCCGCTGACTCCATGGGTGGCCGATTACCCAACACTCCTGGGCACGCCAAGGCGCAGCAATATCTTCTGCAGCGTTATCAGAATATCGGGTTAAAACCAGTGGGACAACAGTACCAGCATACCTTCACTTTCACGCAGCGTAACACCACCACTACCCAGCCGGGGGTGAACCTGGTGGGCATGATTGAAGGGAAATCTGATAAAGTGATCGTGATCTCAGCGCATTATGACCACGTGGGTACCCGCAACGGAAAAGTCTTCAACGGCGCCGATGATGATGCCTCAGGGATTGGTGCTATACTGGCTTTAGCCACCCATTTTAATAAGCAGAAACCCCAGCATACTTTAATTTTTGCGGCCTTTGACGCGGAGGAACAAGGCCTGGCCGGGTCTAAAGCTTTCGTGGCTAACCTCCCCATCGCTAAAGAACGCATTCTGTTGAATGTAAACCTGGATATGGTGAGTATCTCAGAGAAAAATGAATTGTACGCGTCTGGTACCTACCATCACCCAAACCTTAAGCCTTTGCTGGAGCAAGTAAAAGTAGCAGAGGGATTGAACCTGAAATTCGGCCATGACCGCCCGGAGCAAGGCCATGATGACTGGACCTTGCAGTCTGACCATGGAAGCTTCCATCAGGCTAAAATTCCGTTCATTTACTTTGGGGTAGAGGATCATCCGCATTACCATAAAGAGACGGATGAGTTCAAAAACATCC
- a CDS encoding NUDIX domain-containing protein, with product MKITKKETAYQGYYRLQVFTVEDKGKEFEREVFQTGRAAAALVYDTKKQKFILAKQFRPAVEQEMVEAVAGMLDSADEKPEAAIRREIEEEIGYAVDHLQLLYEYFPSPGAFSEQMFLFYAEVSEKTGEGGGKDDENEDITTLELTPEQLVKQPITDGKTILAIEWAKANLLPKLKEQKNGKKSS from the coding sequence ATGAAAATAACCAAAAAAGAGACTGCCTACCAGGGCTATTACCGGCTACAGGTTTTTACGGTAGAAGACAAAGGAAAAGAATTTGAACGCGAGGTCTTCCAGACCGGTAGGGCGGCGGCGGCGCTGGTCTATGACACCAAGAAGCAGAAGTTCATTTTGGCTAAGCAGTTCAGGCCAGCCGTGGAGCAGGAGATGGTAGAAGCAGTGGCCGGCATGCTGGACAGCGCTGACGAAAAGCCAGAGGCTGCCATCCGGCGCGAAATAGAAGAGGAGATCGGCTATGCCGTAGATCACCTGCAACTCTTGTATGAATACTTCCCGTCACCGGGTGCTTTCTCAGAGCAAATGTTCTTGTTTTACGCCGAAGTAAGTGAGAAAACGGGTGAAGGTGGGGGCAAAGACGATGAAAACGAAGACATTACCACGCTTGAACTTACCCCGGAACAATTGGTGAAACAGCCTATTACAGACGGGAAAACCATTCTGGCCATTGAGTGGGCTAAAGCCAATCTGCTGCCAAAGCTGAAAGAACAGAAGAACGGCAAGAAGTCTTCCTGA
- a CDS encoding cupin domain-containing protein, which yields MSDTTVTKIDGAFSPKGEDGEKYLASGKTVSMRLWEKEQPDDTKPEVRREYETVGYVISGRAELHVEGQTVILEPGNSYVVPKGASHTYRILEEFTAVEATSPPAQVKGRDEG from the coding sequence ATGAGCGATACCACTGTAACTAAAATTGACGGTGCTTTTTCTCCAAAAGGAGAAGACGGAGAAAAGTACCTGGCCTCTGGAAAAACAGTTTCCATGCGCCTCTGGGAAAAAGAACAGCCCGACGACACCAAGCCTGAAGTACGCCGCGAGTACGAAACCGTAGGTTATGTGATCTCCGGACGTGCCGAGTTGCATGTAGAAGGGCAGACGGTGATACTGGAGCCCGGCAACTCATATGTGGTGCCTAAAGGGGCCTCGCACACCTACCGTATTCTGGAGGAATTCACCGCCGTAGAAGCTACTTCGCCGCCTGCTCAGGTGAAAGGTCGTGATGAAGGCTGA
- a CDS encoding dienelactone hydrolase family protein: protein MNKLSFAFAFLLTFMAVSAQAQQIKTQVVEYKEGTTTLEGYLAYDASKKGKLPAVLVVHEWNGISDYTRKRCEQLAKMGYVAFAADIYGKGVRPKTPQESAAEAGKYKNNVPLLRQRVNAALAQVKKQPNVDASRVAAIGYCFGGTTVLELARSGADVAGVVSFHGGLATPSPADAKNIKAKVLVAHGAIDPFVPKAEVDAFFKEMNDANVDYQFIAYSNAVHSFTNPEAGSDIKKGAAYNAAADRRSWEAMKQFFGEIFKK, encoded by the coding sequence ATGAATAAGCTTTCTTTTGCTTTTGCTTTCCTGTTAACCTTTATGGCAGTATCGGCTCAGGCCCAACAAATCAAAACCCAGGTGGTAGAATATAAAGAAGGAACCACCACCTTAGAGGGTTACCTTGCTTATGACGCCTCTAAGAAAGGCAAACTTCCGGCAGTACTGGTGGTGCACGAGTGGAACGGCATTAGTGATTACACCCGGAAACGGTGTGAACAGTTGGCCAAAATGGGCTACGTAGCCTTTGCAGCTGATATCTACGGCAAAGGTGTGAGACCTAAAACCCCACAGGAATCTGCCGCTGAAGCCGGCAAATACAAAAACAACGTGCCTTTGCTACGCCAGCGCGTCAATGCGGCCTTAGCCCAGGTCAAAAAACAACCCAACGTAGATGCCTCCAGAGTGGCAGCCATTGGGTACTGCTTTGGCGGCACCACCGTGCTGGAATTGGCCCGGAGCGGCGCCGATGTAGCCGGTGTGGTAAGTTTCCACGGAGGCTTGGCTACTCCCTCTCCAGCCGATGCCAAGAACATCAAAGCCAAAGTGTTAGTGGCCCACGGCGCCATTGATCCCTTCGTACCCAAAGCCGAGGTAGATGCTTTCTTCAAAGAAATGAACGATGCTAACGTGGATTACCAATTCATTGCCTACAGCAACGCTGTCCATTCTTTCACCAATCCTGAAGCTGGGTCAGACATCAAAAAAGGAGCTGCTTACAATGCAGCGGCTGACCGCAGGTCCTGGGAAGCTATGAAGCAGTTTTTCGGGGAGATTTTCAAAAAGTAA
- a CDS encoding CZB domain-containing protein, with amino-acid sequence MNTKEQNDFCESIGRLDFEQARIKHVLFKSKLRALLYGADIDPAPVVSTTGCSLGKWIYEVAMPRIGHMPEVKDLERIHNDMHAIAHRLLQEYQQGKQEQALKELQKVDDTAQKLLHLLDVIERRTIV; translated from the coding sequence ATGAATACCAAAGAGCAGAATGACTTTTGTGAAAGTATAGGCAGGCTTGATTTTGAGCAGGCACGCATTAAACACGTTTTGTTTAAATCAAAGCTAAGAGCCCTGCTTTACGGAGCAGACATAGACCCCGCGCCGGTAGTCTCTACCACCGGGTGCTCTCTTGGAAAGTGGATTTATGAAGTAGCCATGCCCCGCATTGGGCACATGCCAGAAGTGAAAGACTTGGAGAGGATACACAATGACATGCATGCCATTGCCCATAGGCTACTGCAGGAATACCAACAAGGCAAGCAGGAGCAGGCCTTGAAAGAGCTTCAAAAGGTAGATGATACTGCCCAGAAGCTGTTGCACCTGCTTGATGTGATTGAACGCAGAACAATTGTTTAG
- a CDS encoding M48 family metalloprotease encodes MKKVLLSILTGLVMTGASVATPAVAEVKGGAATTYAASAKLGARDIITEIIDVVGLKPRFEVRAANVPNAAAVIMNGQRYILYNENFVNTLNNALRTDWAGVSILAHEIGHHLNGHTLSKGGSNQRDELEADEFSGFVLRKMGASLSEAQAAIKALADDEDSYTHPGRTSRLAAISKGWRNAQDQILASAKAGTPNRTVAGINRSIATEQAVANSSRRTSSSSARRMPSQSILRQVKLQSLPQERMYVTTSLNVVRETERGMEVIGKLEKTNNRNFPYVLESRYFSNLFVSTDGLLLNENGQRVGVLTTT; translated from the coding sequence ATGAAAAAGGTTCTTTTATCAATACTTACCGGTTTAGTGATGACCGGTGCTTCGGTTGCCACACCCGCTGTGGCCGAGGTGAAGGGAGGAGCTGCAACCACATATGCAGCGTCTGCCAAACTAGGAGCTAGAGATATTATCACTGAAATTATTGACGTAGTGGGGTTGAAGCCTCGGTTTGAGGTGCGGGCGGCCAACGTGCCAAACGCGGCGGCAGTCATCATGAATGGCCAGCGGTACATCCTCTACAATGAAAACTTCGTGAACACGCTGAATAACGCCCTCAGAACAGACTGGGCTGGGGTGAGTATTCTGGCTCACGAGATTGGCCACCACCTGAACGGGCATACCCTTTCTAAAGGAGGCAGTAACCAGCGAGATGAATTGGAGGCCGATGAGTTCTCTGGTTTTGTGTTGCGTAAGATGGGTGCCAGCTTAAGCGAAGCCCAGGCCGCTATCAAAGCTTTAGCCGATGACGAAGATTCGTACACGCACCCGGGTAGAACCTCAAGGTTAGCGGCAATCAGCAAGGGCTGGAGAAATGCGCAGGATCAAATCCTGGCCAGTGCAAAAGCCGGAACCCCTAACCGTACAGTGGCTGGTATTAACCGTTCCATTGCTACAGAGCAGGCAGTAGCTAACAGCAGCAGACGTACTTCCTCTTCTTCGGCCAGAAGAATGCCATCGCAAAGCATTCTGCGCCAGGTGAAGTTGCAGAGCTTGCCTCAGGAGCGTATGTACGTGACCACTTCGTTGAACGTGGTGCGTGAAACCGAGAGAGGTATGGAAGTAATTGGTAAGCTAGAAAAAACAAACAACCGCAACTTCCCTTACGTGTTAGAGAGCCGCTACTTTAGCAACCTCTTCGTAAGTACTGACGGTTTACTACTTAATGAAAATGGCCAACGGGTGGGTGTGTTAACCACTACCTAA
- the ligD gene encoding non-homologous end-joining DNA ligase: MAEDTLTLELDGHQVQISHPEKQYWPEEDITKKDLVLYYQSMADVILPYLQDRPESLLRHPNGISKPGFFQKDAGDQAPDWVQTTSIKAESTGKDVDYIVCQNKATLAYLNNLGCIQLNPWNSTLQNLHKPTYLVLDLDPGENTYDEVVETALVAKQVLDELEIPVYVKTSGATGMHLYVPLGAKWPFEQVKELAFALAQRVHEQLPDLTSLERSPKERRNQIYIDFLQNAIAQTVAAPYCVRPRAGAPVSTPLLWKEVKTGLHPSQFTIQNVPQRVKELGDPFLPVLGKGIDVPASLKKLKK, from the coding sequence ATGGCAGAAGACACCCTGACGCTTGAACTGGACGGGCACCAAGTCCAGATTTCACACCCGGAGAAACAGTATTGGCCCGAGGAAGACATCACCAAGAAAGACCTGGTGCTCTACTACCAAAGCATGGCAGATGTCATTCTGCCTTACCTGCAAGATCGTCCTGAGTCTCTGCTGCGCCACCCCAATGGTATTTCTAAACCCGGGTTCTTCCAGAAGGATGCCGGAGACCAAGCGCCAGATTGGGTGCAGACCACCTCCATCAAAGCAGAATCTACGGGCAAAGATGTAGACTACATTGTCTGCCAAAACAAAGCCACCTTAGCGTACTTGAACAACCTGGGGTGCATTCAACTCAACCCCTGGAACTCAACCCTGCAAAACCTGCACAAGCCTACTTACCTGGTGCTGGACCTAGACCCCGGCGAGAATACCTATGATGAAGTAGTGGAAACCGCCTTGGTAGCCAAACAAGTGCTGGATGAACTGGAGATACCGGTGTATGTCAAGACCTCAGGCGCCACGGGCATGCACCTGTATGTTCCACTGGGTGCTAAGTGGCCGTTTGAGCAGGTGAAGGAACTGGCTTTTGCGTTGGCCCAACGGGTGCATGAGCAATTGCCAGACCTCACCAGCTTAGAGCGTAGCCCTAAAGAGCGCCGGAACCAGATCTACATAGATTTCCTGCAGAATGCCATTGCCCAAACTGTAGCTGCACCCTATTGTGTGCGGCCCCGGGCAGGTGCCCCAGTTTCTACCCCTCTTTTGTGGAAAGAAGTAAAAACCGGATTGCACCCTTCGCAGTTTACTATACAGAACGTGCCGCAGCGCGTGAAAGAATTAGGTGACCCCTTTCTGCCCGTGTTGGGCAAAGGCATTGATGTGCCCGCTTCCCTCAAAAAACTGAAAAAATAA